A single window of Hymenobacter sp. APR13 DNA harbors:
- a CDS encoding SusD/RagB family nutrient-binding outer membrane lipoprotein — translation MRHSKLTPYLMMMGLVFGTNACSDDKLDEINTNPNSPVDAPLALLMPQVAVDAAFGISGTDLAWYSSIFVEHTAGVHAQFESADKRANASFNATATSNNWDDIYATELQDLDLMISRGSTGGAEADSWRYVGIAKVLKAYVMSVTTDLFGRVPYSEANKGAANLKPTYDTQQSIYTSLNALLDEAIVDLDKPSAKTPGAADFYYNGDAAKWKKAAYALKVRLANHLSKRDPAGSAAAVLAAMPNAFASSADNLSFTKYTSTAIGENPWFQEENDRSHFAVSTTFFNILRNTTAATDANPADNDPRIPFLIDPVGRVATAARVGAPNGTAINDQGRTRYSRASVNLVNATAVQPMLTYSELKFIEAEARLRTGDRTGAYAAYVTAVNTDLASKGGADFISTSTSPASLEFRNRVFVGAANLSLRDIITQKYISFFVYQSIEAYNDYRRTGFPVLNNPRNSVFFPRRFPYPQSELDTNADNVPTTAIGNGVWWDDGSED, via the coding sequence ATGAGACATTCTAAACTGACTCCTTATCTGATGATGATGGGCCTGGTTTTTGGAACCAACGCCTGCTCCGACGATAAGCTGGATGAAATAAACACCAACCCCAACAGCCCGGTAGACGCTCCATTGGCGCTGCTCATGCCCCAGGTAGCAGTTGATGCGGCCTTCGGCATCTCGGGCACCGACCTGGCCTGGTACTCCTCTATCTTTGTAGAGCACACCGCTGGGGTGCATGCCCAGTTCGAGTCGGCCGATAAGCGCGCCAATGCTTCTTTCAATGCAACGGCCACGTCCAACAACTGGGACGATATCTACGCCACCGAGCTGCAGGATCTGGACCTGATGATCTCACGGGGCTCTACCGGTGGTGCCGAAGCCGACTCGTGGCGTTATGTGGGCATTGCCAAAGTGCTCAAGGCTTACGTGATGAGCGTAACCACGGACCTGTTTGGCCGTGTGCCTTACTCGGAGGCAAACAAGGGGGCTGCTAATCTGAAGCCTACCTACGACACGCAGCAAAGCATTTACACCAGCCTGAATGCGCTGCTCGACGAGGCCATTGTGGATCTGGACAAGCCGTCGGCCAAGACACCAGGCGCAGCCGACTTCTACTACAACGGCGACGCGGCTAAGTGGAAAAAGGCGGCGTACGCGCTGAAAGTGCGGTTGGCCAACCACCTGAGCAAGCGTGACCCTGCCGGTTCCGCGGCCGCGGTGCTGGCAGCTATGCCAAATGCCTTTGCCTCCTCGGCCGATAACCTGTCGTTCACGAAGTACACCTCAACGGCTATCGGGGAAAACCCTTGGTTCCAGGAAGAGAATGACCGTAGCCACTTCGCCGTGAGCACGACGTTCTTCAATATCCTGCGCAACACTACCGCCGCCACCGACGCTAACCCTGCCGACAACGACCCGCGTATCCCGTTCCTGATTGACCCAGTAGGTCGCGTGGCTACGGCCGCCCGGGTGGGTGCCCCAAACGGCACCGCCATCAACGACCAGGGCCGCACCCGCTACTCGCGCGCCTCGGTTAACCTAGTTAACGCCACGGCCGTGCAGCCGATGCTGACGTACTCGGAACTGAAGTTCATCGAGGCGGAAGCCCGTCTGCGCACCGGCGACCGGACTGGGGCCTATGCAGCCTACGTGACGGCCGTCAACACCGACCTAGCCAGCAAAGGTGGCGCTGACTTTATCAGCACCAGCACCAGCCCTGCTTCGCTGGAGTTTCGCAACCGCGTGTTCGTGGGCGCGGCTAACCTGAGCCTGCGCGACATCATCACCCAGAAGTACATCTCCTTCTTCGTGTACCAGTCGATTGAAGCCTACAATGACTATCGTCGCACGGGTTTCCCTGTCCTGAACAACCCCCGCAACTCGGTGTTCTTCCCTCGCCGGTTCCCGTATCCGCAAAGTGAGTTGGATACAAACGCCGACAACGTACCCACTACTGCCATCGGCAATGGGGTATGGTGGGATGATGGTTCGGAAGATTAG
- a CDS encoding SusC/RagA family TonB-linked outer membrane protein, protein MSTLLMASAFQEVAAQNRSISGRVTDRQTGEGLPGVTVLLKGTSNGVSTNSDGTFALSNVPATGGTLVISSIGFISVERPIGTDSQINVGLATDSKQLSEVVVTAFGIERQTKELTYSVQQVEGKNLVQAGQPNVTNALQGRVAGVTVRQSSGMPGSSSQITIRGSRFLTGNNQPLYVVDGLPIESNADFGGGVSGTDASSRALDINPNDIESISVLKGGAASALYGNRANNGVVVITTKRGKGIDKPAQLSYSTDYSWDTPSVLPDLQSKYAQGSAGTFSPNTSLSWGPLLTDLDPTVLDNGGKPLVPGKVYDNVDPFFQTGHTVNHSLGLAGNGSYGNYAVGLGYTNQDGIVPTTGMKRYTGKISGDFKVTPKLTVGASLNYSNIDIDKIAGGSNTSNPLFTTYFAPRSYDLWGIPFENASNPFLQIHYRAAIDNPRWSLKHNYFNERTNRVFGNINSSYKFTDWLSLNYRVGVDQYTTDGKEVYDLGSGFTGGRTAIPSGGQVNDYSVIQNQVNSNVNLSFNKNLTEDINLNLLVGNEFYNISNRFQSMLGQGITIGGLRNIGSTITQTTSETLDRKRTVGFYGNMIASWKDMIFLNASGRQDYISNLERDNRKIFYPSAGLGFVITEAISVPQNILSFAKIRASYAETAQAPGDAYATRTVFNRGGAGSGFLSDGINFPFNGQGGLTQSDILRSPDLRAINIKVSEIGADLRFLNNRLTFDYTYFKSVASDQIFSVPMAPSAGYTSRFINAGDLQTTGNELTVGVTPFQSTDGFNWNITANYTSYRNRVKELSDGVDNIFIGGFVTPNVRAQANNLYPVLFGSRYKRSPDGDIVVDDDGYPVADEENGVIGQVQPKYELGVTNNFSFKGLALLVQVDMRRGAQMYGGNTRLAKLYGMDKETEDRESDYIFSGVKEVRDANNNVTGYTPNTTAIKRDQVYWSQVLDGISESNVYSTDFVRLREVSLSYTLPTSLVSKTGVFSNIAISAIGRNLFLITDYPNFDPETSVGGASNFQGLEYVSLPQLRSYGASLRVTF, encoded by the coding sequence ATGAGCACTTTGCTCATGGCCTCCGCTTTCCAGGAGGTAGCGGCGCAGAACCGCAGTATTTCCGGCCGGGTAACTGACCGCCAGACTGGCGAGGGTTTGCCAGGTGTAACGGTACTTTTGAAAGGCACGTCCAATGGCGTGTCCACCAACTCAGACGGTACCTTCGCGTTGTCTAACGTGCCGGCAACTGGCGGCACGTTGGTTATCAGCTCTATTGGCTTCATCAGCGTAGAGCGCCCAATTGGTACCGACAGCCAGATCAACGTGGGCTTGGCTACTGACTCCAAACAGCTGAGTGAAGTAGTGGTAACAGCTTTCGGTATCGAGCGCCAGACCAAGGAACTGACCTACAGCGTACAGCAAGTAGAAGGCAAAAACCTGGTCCAGGCCGGCCAGCCTAACGTTACCAATGCCTTGCAGGGCCGGGTAGCAGGCGTTACGGTACGGCAGTCGAGCGGGATGCCTGGTTCGTCGTCGCAGATTACCATTCGGGGCAGCCGCTTTCTGACTGGTAACAACCAGCCGCTGTACGTAGTAGACGGTTTGCCAATTGAAAGCAATGCCGACTTTGGCGGTGGCGTTTCCGGCACCGACGCTTCGAGCCGGGCCCTCGATATCAACCCTAATGATATCGAGAGCATCTCGGTGCTGAAAGGAGGGGCTGCTTCGGCCCTTTATGGCAACCGCGCCAACAACGGCGTAGTGGTTATCACTACCAAGCGCGGCAAAGGCATCGATAAGCCAGCTCAGCTGAGCTACAGCACCGACTATTCTTGGGATACCCCTTCTGTGCTGCCGGATCTGCAGAGCAAGTACGCTCAGGGTAGTGCCGGTACATTTAGCCCTAACACGTCCCTCTCTTGGGGACCATTGCTGACAGATCTGGATCCTACCGTACTTGACAACGGCGGCAAGCCACTGGTGCCGGGCAAGGTTTACGACAACGTAGATCCATTCTTCCAGACTGGCCATACAGTCAACCACTCGTTGGGCTTGGCAGGCAATGGTAGCTATGGCAACTATGCCGTGGGCCTGGGCTACACTAACCAGGATGGCATTGTACCTACTACGGGCATGAAGCGCTATACTGGCAAGATCAGTGGCGACTTCAAGGTTACGCCTAAGCTGACGGTGGGCGCTTCGCTGAACTACTCCAACATCGACATCGATAAGATTGCCGGTGGCTCGAACACGTCGAACCCACTCTTCACCACTTACTTCGCACCGCGTAGCTACGACCTGTGGGGCATTCCATTCGAAAATGCCAGCAACCCATTCCTGCAGATCCACTACCGGGCTGCCATCGACAACCCACGCTGGTCGCTGAAGCATAACTACTTCAACGAGCGCACCAACCGGGTATTCGGCAATATCAACTCGTCGTACAAATTCACCGACTGGCTGTCGCTCAACTACCGTGTCGGGGTTGACCAGTACACCACCGACGGCAAAGAAGTATACGACCTGGGCTCAGGCTTCACCGGCGGCCGCACGGCTATTCCGAGCGGTGGCCAGGTAAACGACTACTCCGTTATCCAAAACCAGGTTAACTCCAACGTCAACCTGTCGTTCAATAAAAATCTGACGGAAGACATCAACCTGAACCTGCTGGTTGGTAACGAATTCTACAACATCAGCAACCGGTTCCAGAGCATGCTGGGCCAGGGCATCACCATCGGTGGCCTGCGCAACATTGGCTCTACCATCACGCAGACGACCAGCGAAACGCTTGACCGTAAGCGCACGGTTGGCTTCTACGGCAACATGATTGCCTCGTGGAAGGACATGATTTTCCTGAACGCCTCCGGCCGCCAGGACTACATCTCCAACCTGGAGCGCGACAACCGCAAAATCTTCTATCCCTCGGCTGGTCTCGGCTTCGTGATTACGGAAGCCATTTCGGTGCCACAGAATATTCTGAGCTTCGCTAAAATCCGCGCTTCGTACGCAGAAACCGCGCAGGCTCCAGGCGACGCGTATGCGACCCGCACGGTGTTCAACCGCGGTGGCGCCGGTAGCGGCTTCCTCAGCGACGGTATCAACTTCCCCTTCAACGGGCAAGGTGGCCTGACGCAAAGCGACATCCTGCGCTCCCCGGATCTGCGGGCTATCAACATCAAAGTGTCAGAAATTGGCGCCGATCTGCGGTTCCTTAACAACCGCCTGACCTTCGACTACACCTATTTCAAGTCGGTGGCGTCGGACCAGATCTTCTCCGTACCGATGGCTCCATCGGCCGGCTACACGTCGCGCTTCATCAATGCCGGCGACCTGCAGACCACCGGCAACGAGTTGACTGTAGGCGTAACGCCCTTCCAGAGCACGGATGGCTTCAACTGGAACATCACGGCGAACTACACCTCGTACCGGAACCGCGTGAAAGAGCTGTCGGATGGTGTAGACAACATCTTCATCGGGGGCTTCGTGACGCCGAACGTGCGCGCGCAGGCCAACAACCTCTACCCTGTGCTATTTGGCTCGCGCTACAAGCGTAGTCCCGACGGCGACATCGTGGTGGACGACGACGGCTACCCCGTTGCTGACGAGGAAAACGGCGTAATCGGCCAGGTTCAGCCTAAATATGAACTGGGCGTTACCAACAACTTCAGCTTCAAAGGCCTCGCCCTGCTCGTGCAAGTTGACATGCGTCGGGGAGCTCAGATGTACGGCGGCAACACGCGCCTGGCCAAGCTATACGGCATGGACAAGGAAACCGAAGACCGGGAGTCAGACTACATCTTCTCCGGGGTGAAGGAAGTGCGCGACGCCAACAACAACGTGACGGGCTACACGCCTAACACGACGGCCATCAAGCGCGACCAGGTATACTGGTCGCAGGTACTGGACGGTATTTCGGAGTCGAACGTGTACAGCACCGACTTTGTGCGTCTGCGCGAAGTATCGCTGTCTTACACGCTGCCCACTTCGCTGGTTAGCAAAACGGGTGTCTTCAGCAACATTGCCATTTCGGCCATCGGCCGCAACCTGTTCCTGATTACGGACTACCCCAACTTCGACCCGGAAACCAGTGTAGGCGGTGCCTCCAACTTCCAGGGTCTGGAATATGTATCGCTGCCGCAACTGCGCTCCTATGGCGCATCGCTGCGTGTTACGTTCTAA